A region of Corvus cornix cornix isolate S_Up_H32 chromosome 3, ASM73873v5, whole genome shotgun sequence DNA encodes the following proteins:
- the SF3B6 gene encoding splicing factor 3B subunit 6, with amino-acid sequence MAMQAAKRANIRLPPEVNRILYIRNLPYKITAEEMYDIFGKYGPIRQIRVGNTPETRGTAYVVYEDIFDAKNACDHLSGFNVCNRYLVVLYYNANRAFQKMDTKKKEEQLKLLKEKYGINTDPPK; translated from the exons ATGGCGATGCAAGCAGCCAAACGAGCCAAC ATCCGGCTCCCTCCGGAGGTCAACCGGATCCTGTACATCAGGAACCTGCCGTACAAAATCACGGCCGAGGAGATGTACGACATTTTTGGGAAGTACGGGCCCATCCGGCAGATCAGAGT TGGAAATACCCCTGAGACCAGAGGAACAGCCTACGTGGTCTATGAGGACATCTTCGATGCCAAGAACGCCTGTGACCACCTGTCGGGGTTCAACGTGTGCAACAGATACCTTGTGGTTCTGTACTACAATGCCAACAGG GCATTCCAAAAGATGgacacaaagaagaaagaagaacagCTTAAGCTTCTCAAGGAAAAATACGGAATTAACACAGACCCACCAAAATAA
- the TP53I3 gene encoding quinone oxidoreductase PIG3, which yields MFAAYFDCPGGPENLYMKEVMKPDPGEGEVLVKVSASALNRADLLQRRGKYPPPKGASDILGLEAAGSVAGLGPGCSGQWKIGDAVMALLSGGGQAQYVTVPEGLLMPIPKDMTFTQAAAIPEAWLTAFQLLHFVGKVQEGETVLIHAGASGVGMAAIQLVRLAKAIPIVTAGTQEKLEATANAGAAAGFNYKIEDFSEKVLEFTQGSGVDIILDCVGGSYWEKNLNCLNTDGRWIIYGLLSGGEVHGDLLARLLSKRASIHTSLLRSRDKEYKERLVRAFTEEVLPHFSGGASPRLQPLVDSVYPLHAIAEAHRAMEENRNIGKIVIEIPVCFKKGPLQ from the exons atgttTGCAGCCTATTTTGATTGCCCAGGAGGCCCAGAAAATCTCTATATGAAAGAAGTGATGAAACCAGATCCAGGAGAAGGAGAAGTTCTTGTGAAGGTCTCTGCCAGTGCTCTGAATCGGGCTGATTTACTCCAG aggAGAGGGAAGTACCCTCCCCCCAAAGGAGCAAGTGATATTTTAGGCCTAGAAGCAGCTGGGAGCGTGGCTGGGCTGGGTCCTGGCTGCTCAGGCCAGTGGAAGATCGGCGATGCAGTGATGGCTCTGCTCTCCGGGGGAGGCCAGGCACAATACGTGACAGTGCCCGAAGGCCTCCTGATGCCAATTCCCAAAGATATGACTTTTACTCAGGCTGCAGCCATTCCTGAAGCCTGGCTAACAGCATTTCAGCTGCTCCATTTTGTAG GTAAAGTACAGGAGGGCGAGACAGTGCTGATCCACGCTGGAGCCAGCGGGGTTGGCATGGCAGCCATTCAGCTGGTGAGACTGGCAAAGGCTATTCCCATTGTGACAGCCGGAACTCAGGAGAAACTGGAAGCAACAGcaaatgctggagcagctgcagggttCAACTACAAGATTGAAGACTTCAGTGAAAAGGTCTTGGAGTTCACCCAAG GTTCTGGAGTAGATATTATCTTAGATTGTGTTGGTGGCTCATACTGGGAGAAGAATCTCAACTGTCTGAATACTGATGGCCGGTGGATTATTTATGGACTGCTGAGTGGAGGTGAAGTCCATGGGGATTTGCTGGCAAGGCTGCTTTCCAAAAGAGCCAGCATCCACACGAGCCTGTTACGGTCCCGAGACAAGGAG TACAAGGAGCGGCTGGTCAGAGCCTTCACAGAGGAGGTGCTGCCCCATTTTTCCGGAGGGGCTTCCCCGCGTCTCCAGCCCCTCGTGGACAGCGTTTACCCCCTGCACGCCATCGCCGAGGCACACAGGGCGATGGAGGAAAACAGGAACATCGGCAAAATCGTCATCGAAATTCCCGTTTGCTTCAAGAAAGGGCCGCTGCAGTag